The following proteins are co-located in the Flavobacterium sp. CECT 9288 genome:
- a CDS encoding histidine phosphatase family protein, protein MKNLILVRHAKSSWEVPVQDKDRVLTCNGMKDAHFVAGHVKSLLPKTFTIWCSTAKRTTNTALIFAQNFLFPLDSIIYKDDLYTFDRKQLQRVVESCPDDIESLMIFCHNEAITDFVNRYGDVTIDNVPTSGFVFLKFDTTHWKTITKGKTEHILFPKDLK, encoded by the coding sequence ATGAAAAATTTAATTTTGGTTAGGCATGCAAAGTCGAGTTGGGAGGTTCCCGTTCAGGATAAAGATCGTGTATTAACATGTAATGGCATGAAAGATGCCCATTTTGTGGCTGGTCACGTCAAGTCTTTGTTGCCAAAAACTTTTACCATCTGGTGTAGCACTGCAAAAAGAACTACAAATACGGCGTTAATTTTTGCACAAAATTTTTTGTTTCCGCTTGACAGTATCATTTACAAAGACGACCTTTATACCTTTGATAGAAAACAACTCCAAAGAGTGGTTGAATCCTGTCCAGATGATATAGAGAGTTTGATGATTTTTTGTCATAATGAAGCCATTACTGATTTTGTCAATCGTTATGGGGATGTGACCATAGATAACGTTCCTACCTCAGGATTTGTTTTTTTGAAATTTGATACGACCCATTGGAAAACTATAACAAAAGGTAAAACAGAACATATATTATTTCCCAAAGATTTAAAATGA
- the ppk1 gene encoding polyphosphate kinase 1, with the protein MNKTLAYKYIDREKSWLAFNARVLQEAGDPSVPLLDRLRFLGIFSNNLDEFFRVRFAAIRRLSLTGITGEKYLGGISAQQLVKDITEIVIEQQSESLRILNIIESELETKNIFIITEADISVEQEIFLKDFFIQKVSPELVTIILNDLAEFPVLKDTSGYLAVKLVMKRDDEVRYAVIEIPKTINRFVVLPSHDEKQYIILLDDVIRHNLNNIFNIFDYESVSAHMIKITRDAQLDIDSDLSKSMIEKISLSVKDRRIGEPVRFIYDQLIEEDTLKFFLDKMKIVSTDSIIPGGRYHNRRDYMDFPNLGRYDLLYETKPPLPIPGLSLEGSMLEKISEKDYLLNAPYQSFSYLTKFLREAALDPKVISIKITLYRLAKNSQIISSLINAAKNGKKVTVQIELQARFDEASNISYAEQMQLEGIELIFGIKGLKVHSKICVIERVENYKIKRYGFISTGNFNESTAKVYTDVTLFTSHQQILKDIMRIFEFFDINYRVHRYKHLIVSPHYTRTKFVKLIDREIIHALAGRKTHIKLKMNSLSDFAMIDKLYEASRAGVKIQLEVRGICSLIPGIPGMSDNIEAISIVDNYLEHSRVYIFGNAGQTEVYISSADFMSRNLDGRVEVTCPIYDQDIKKELIDNFDIGWKGNVKARFHSHKFDNKYRPRNHNPIFRAQLETYRYYEKKLEDATKKENLA; encoded by the coding sequence ATGAATAAAACGTTAGCATACAAATATATTGATAGAGAAAAAAGTTGGTTGGCTTTTAATGCAAGGGTTTTGCAAGAGGCGGGTGACCCTTCGGTTCCTTTACTAGACCGTTTGCGTTTTTTAGGCATATTTTCGAATAATTTAGACGAGTTTTTTAGAGTTCGATTTGCAGCCATAAGACGTTTGAGTTTAACCGGAATCACTGGTGAAAAATACCTAGGAGGAATTTCGGCTCAACAACTGGTAAAAGATATTACTGAAATTGTTATTGAGCAACAATCAGAAAGTTTACGAATTCTAAACATTATAGAAAGTGAACTAGAAACAAAAAATATTTTCATCATTACCGAAGCAGATATTTCTGTAGAACAAGAAATTTTCTTGAAAGATTTTTTTATTCAAAAAGTGAGTCCTGAGTTGGTGACTATCATTTTGAATGATTTGGCTGAATTTCCAGTACTTAAGGATACCTCTGGTTATCTAGCCGTAAAACTGGTTATGAAAAGAGATGATGAAGTACGATATGCTGTCATTGAAATCCCTAAAACCATTAACCGTTTTGTAGTCCTGCCATCACATGATGAAAAGCAATACATTATACTTTTAGATGATGTTATTCGTCATAACTTAAATAATATTTTCAATATTTTTGATTACGAAAGTGTATCCGCGCATATGATAAAAATCACTAGAGATGCGCAACTTGACATTGACAGTGATTTAAGTAAAAGTATGATTGAAAAAATCTCTTTGAGTGTAAAAGATAGAAGAATAGGGGAGCCGGTACGTTTTATCTACGATCAGTTGATTGAAGAGGATACTTTAAAATTCTTTCTGGATAAAATGAAAATTGTTTCAACAGATAGTATAATCCCTGGCGGTCGCTACCATAACAGAAGAGATTATATGGACTTTCCTAATTTAGGCAGGTATGATTTATTGTACGAAACTAAACCGCCGTTGCCTATTCCGGGTTTAAGTTTAGAGGGAAGCATGCTAGAAAAAATCAGTGAAAAAGATTATTTGCTGAATGCTCCTTACCAATCTTTTTCATATTTGACTAAGTTTTTGCGTGAGGCTGCACTTGATCCAAAAGTAATTTCAATTAAGATTACATTATACCGTTTAGCCAAGAATTCTCAAATCATTAGTTCCTTAATTAATGCTGCCAAAAACGGAAAAAAAGTAACGGTTCAAATAGAATTACAAGCCCGCTTTGACGAAGCTTCAAATATATCTTATGCAGAGCAAATGCAACTGGAAGGTATTGAACTTATTTTTGGAATAAAGGGATTGAAAGTTCACAGTAAAATATGTGTTATTGAAAGAGTAGAAAACTATAAAATAAAACGTTATGGTTTTATCTCAACGGGAAATTTTAACGAGTCAACCGCAAAGGTTTACACAGATGTGACTTTGTTTACTAGCCACCAGCAGATCTTGAAAGACATCATGAGAATTTTTGAATTTTTTGATATTAATTATAGAGTACATCGTTACAAACACTTGATAGTGTCGCCTCATTACACCAGAACTAAGTTTGTAAAATTAATTGACAGGGAAATTATTCATGCACTGGCAGGAAGAAAAACACATATAAAACTAAAAATGAATAGTTTGTCTGACTTTGCTATGATTGATAAACTCTATGAAGCCAGTCGTGCGGGAGTAAAGATACAATTAGAAGTACGTGGAATATGTTCCTTGATTCCTGGAATTCCGGGTATGAGTGATAATATTGAAGCTATAAGTATAGTTGATAATTATTTAGAACATTCAAGAGTGTATATTTTTGGGAATGCAGGACAAACAGAAGTCTATATTTCATCGGCTGATTTTATGTCTCGAAATCTAGATGGTAGGGTAGAAGTTACCTGTCCTATTTATGATCAAGATATTAAAAAAGAACTGATTGACAATTTTGATATTGGCTGGAAAGGAAACGTAAAAGCAAGGTTTCATTCTCATAAATTTGATAACAAATACCGCCCTCGAAACCATAATCCTATCTTTAGAGCGCAGCTAGAAACGTACCGTTATTATGAAAAAAAACTAGAGGATGCTACTAAGAAAGAAAATTTAGCATAG
- a CDS encoding Ppx/GppA phosphatase family protein, whose translation MIQIKKYAAIDIGSNAMRLLIVNIVEQDGKEPQFNKSSLVRVPIRLGQDAFTVGEISAENIDRMCDAMKAFNLLMKVHKVERYMAFATSAMREAYNGKEVVAIIKKKADIKIEIIDGKKEAAIIASTDLHHLLKSDQTYLFVDVGGGSTEFTLFSNGKMITSRSFKAGTVRLLNNMVCDVVWDEIEKWIKTNTQEYDEVTLIGSGGNINKLFKLSGKTQEKPLSYIYMNSQYSFLNSLSYEQRISELGLNPDRADVIIPATRIYMNAMKWSGARNIYVPKIGLSDGIVKAMYYGKI comes from the coding sequence ATGATTCAAATAAAAAAATACGCTGCAATTGATATTGGCTCAAATGCAATGCGATTGTTAATTGTCAATATTGTGGAACAAGACGGCAAAGAACCGCAATTTAATAAAAGTTCCCTTGTGAGGGTGCCTATCCGTTTAGGGCAAGATGCTTTTACAGTGGGTGAAATTTCTGCAGAGAACATTGATAGAATGTGCGATGCTATGAAAGCATTTAACTTGCTGATGAAGGTACACAAAGTAGAGCGTTATATGGCATTTGCAACATCGGCCATGCGCGAAGCCTATAACGGCAAAGAAGTTGTTGCTATCATAAAGAAAAAGGCTGACATAAAAATTGAAATTATTGATGGCAAGAAAGAAGCTGCCATTATTGCTTCAACTGATTTGCATCATTTATTAAAATCAGATCAAACCTATCTTTTTGTAGATGTGGGGGGAGGAAGCACGGAATTTACTTTGTTTTCCAATGGTAAAATGATAACTTCTAGATCCTTCAAAGCAGGTACAGTACGCTTGCTCAATAACATGGTTTGCGATGTAGTATGGGATGAAATTGAGAAATGGATTAAAACCAACACGCAAGAATATGACGAGGTTACACTCATAGGTTCTGGTGGAAATATCAATAAGTTATTTAAATTATCTGGAAAGACTCAGGAAAAACCATTGTCATACATCTACATGAATTCACAATATTCTTTCTTGAATTCTTTATCTTATGAGCAAAGAATATCAGAATTGGGATTAAACCCAGATCGAGCTGACGTAATTATTCCTGCAACACGCATTTACATGAATGCTATGAAATGGAGTGGTGCCAGAAATATTTATGTGCCTAAAATAGGTCTTTCTGATGGAATTGTAAAAGCCATGTATTACGGTAAAATATAA
- the dnaX gene encoding DNA polymerase III subunit gamma/tau, whose product MEQFVVSARKYRPQTFKDVVGQKAITSTLLNAIESNHLASALLFTGPRGVGKTTCARILARKINQPGYDDPTEDFAFNVFELDAASNNSVDDIRNLIDQVRIPPQTGQYKVYIIDEVHMLSSAAFNAFLKTLEEPPKHAIFILATTEKHKIIPTILSRCQIFDFKRITVKDAKEHLAEVATSQGVIFEDDALHIIAQKADGAMRDALSIFDRVVSFCGKNLTRQAVTENLNVLDYETYINMTNLILENKIPELLMAFNEILAKGFDSHHFVSGLASHFRDLLVSKTPATLTLLEVGEQAQQMYGAQAQKCSQDFLLKGIGIANDCDLKYKLSQNQRLLVELCLMQLASITIDGEKKKVEQYIIPPTYFRKNDYSISVAKKIETAVTSTSAPESKPEIPAEILVQQPAKVIPIPVADTPVSNTGEPKVSAFSLASIRAKKALEESSKGIVKETLHLPTESFTETEMLVYWNKYAQRLGDKGFKIMESLLLINDPKLDGTAITIELPNEGSKLDFESQLHGLLGYLKGHLHNHDITINVVVNETIETKRSFNDQDRYNRLLQINPNIELLRTTFGLDLDA is encoded by the coding sequence ATGGAACAATTTGTTGTATCGGCCCGTAAATATCGTCCACAAACTTTTAAAGATGTTGTAGGACAAAAAGCCATTACAAGCACTTTGCTCAATGCTATAGAAAGCAACCATTTAGCATCGGCCTTGTTGTTTACAGGACCTCGTGGTGTGGGTAAAACCACTTGCGCACGTATATTAGCTCGTAAAATCAATCAGCCTGGATATGATGATCCTACCGAAGATTTTGCTTTCAATGTATTTGAACTAGATGCCGCTTCAAACAATTCTGTAGATGACATTCGTAATTTAATTGACCAAGTTAGAATCCCACCCCAAACAGGGCAATATAAAGTATACATTATAGATGAGGTTCACATGTTGTCCTCGGCAGCTTTTAATGCTTTCTTAAAAACATTAGAAGAACCACCTAAGCACGCCATTTTTATTTTGGCCACGACCGAAAAACATAAAATCATCCCTACAATACTTTCTCGTTGTCAGATATTTGATTTCAAAAGAATAACCGTAAAAGATGCCAAAGAACATCTTGCAGAAGTGGCTACCAGTCAAGGCGTAATTTTTGAAGACGATGCTTTGCACATCATAGCTCAAAAAGCGGATGGTGCCATGCGTGATGCCCTTTCTATTTTTGATAGAGTCGTTTCGTTTTGCGGGAAAAACTTAACCCGTCAAGCCGTTACGGAGAACTTGAATGTGCTTGATTACGAAACGTACATCAACATGACCAACTTAATTTTGGAAAATAAAATTCCAGAATTATTAATGGCTTTTAACGAAATCCTTGCCAAGGGTTTTGATTCGCATCATTTTGTATCAGGATTAGCGTCTCATTTTAGAGATTTGCTAGTATCTAAAACTCCAGCAACTTTAACTTTGTTAGAAGTAGGAGAACAAGCCCAGCAAATGTATGGGGCACAGGCTCAAAAATGCAGTCAAGATTTTTTATTAAAAGGAATTGGCATTGCAAACGATTGTGATTTAAAATACAAATTGAGTCAAAACCAGCGATTGCTTGTAGAACTTTGTTTGATGCAACTTGCCTCTATCACTATTGATGGAGAAAAAAAAAAAGTTGAGCAATATATAATTCCACCAACTTATTTTAGAAAAAACGACTACTCCATCAGTGTCGCAAAAAAAATAGAAACGGCGGTAACCTCTACTTCTGCACCTGAAAGTAAACCAGAAATTCCAGCTGAGATATTAGTACAACAGCCAGCTAAAGTAATTCCAATTCCTGTTGCTGATACTCCCGTTTCAAATACTGGAGAACCAAAAGTCTCAGCGTTTTCATTAGCAAGTATTCGGGCAAAAAAAGCACTTGAAGAAAGCAGTAAAGGAATAGTAAAAGAAACATTACACTTACCAACCGAATCTTTTACAGAGACTGAAATGCTAGTGTATTGGAACAAATATGCACAACGATTAGGCGACAAGGGATTTAAAATAATGGAATCATTATTGCTAATAAACGACCCAAAACTAGACGGAACTGCAATTACCATTGAACTACCAAACGAAGGTTCAAAGCTAGATTTTGAAAGTCAACTACACGGATTGTTAGGCTATTTAAAAGGTCATTTACACAATCATGACATTACTATAAACGTAGTTGTAAACGAAACTATTGAAACAAAAAGAAGTTTTAACGACCAAGACCGCTACAACAGGTTACTACAAATAAATCCAAATATAGAACTTTTACGAACTACATTTGGATTAGATTTAGACGCTTAA